DNA from Dama dama isolate Ldn47 chromosome 5, ASM3311817v1, whole genome shotgun sequence:
ttatttttggggctccaaaatcactgcagatggtgactgcaaccacgaaattaaaagacacttgctccttggaaaaaagctatgaccaacctagacagtgtattaaaaagcagagacattactctgccaacaaaagtccatctagtcaaagctatggtttttccagtagtcatgtatggctgtgagacttggactgtaaagaaagcagagcaccaaagaattgatgcttttgaactgtggtgttggagaagactcttgagagtcccttggactgcaaggagatccaaccagttaatcctaaaggaaattagtcctgaatattcactgggaaggactgatgctgaagttgaaattccaatactttggccacctgatgggaagaactgactcattggaaaagaccctgatgctgggaaagattgaaggtgggaggaggaagggaacaacagaggatgagacaattGGATGGCACTaccaacatgatggacatgagtttgagcaagctccgggtattggtgatggacagagaagcctggtgtgctgcagtccatggggtcgaaaagagtcgaacatgactgagtgacagaactgaactgaactgggaagtagccctagaggtaaagaactgtccgccaatgcaggagacttaagagacatgggcctgatccctgggttgggaagaatccctggaggagggcatggcaacctactccagtgttcttgcctagagaatccccatggacagagggatctagtgggctactgtccatggggtcacaaagagtcatacataactgaagcgacttagcaggcacacttGGTTGATTGGGAGGGATTGTAGAGCAGAGGGGAGGCAAGAGTCAAAAAGGTCAGAATGAAAGTATTGGCTGGTGGCATCAGGCTCCCAATCATCAGACAGCACAGTGCACGGTGATCCCCTCAACTCAATTCTCTTTTCCCAATCAGCTCACACTTTGTTGTACAGACTTGCATTCTTTCCTTATGTAAAACCATTCAGGAGAATATACTGCCTGGTGTAGTCCATTAACATTAATAATGACTAATATTTAGGGCTTAATACATAAAAGCCTTATGTGGATTATCTCAATTAATGTTCAGGAAGAGGCAAGCACTTTTATTAACCCCATTTGCAGTTGTGAAGATGGGAGTATGGGTGAAAACAAACACTAATCCCAAAAGATATCTACACCTCCATGTTCATTctgacattatttacaatagccaagatatggagacAGCCTGAATGCCCATTGgtggatgaatggacaaagaaaatgtggtatatatgcaATGTAATACTTGTTGTTTGgttactaagtcatgcccaactttttgcaaccccatggactgaacctgccaggctcctctgtccatgggattattcaggcaagaatactgcaggggattgtcatttcctcctccaggggatcttcttgacccatgaattgaacccatgtctcctgtgtctcctgcattggcaggcagattctttactgctgagccacctgggcagcccctaAATTATTATTACctcaatagaaaaattaaaaataaatgagcacacacacactaaaatggAGGCTTGCAGAAATGAAGTAAGCTGTTCAGGGTCAAAGACCTGGCAAGACGAGATGGGACGTGAGCCCAGGTGGGCTGTCTCTGGAATCTGTGCTCCTGACCAATATAGAATCCTCTGTGTTTGTGAACTTGGGTCActttagttttgacaaatgcggAGATTGAAACCTGAGAAAAAGAACTGAGTGTCTAGGTGTCTCCTCCCATTAATGATTCTAGGTTATAGAATCCTCTATAAACCAACcaccctctcccacccacccctgcctcAGCTCTTAGAGTAGGTGGGGCAGCCCGACTGGTCACAGAGGCTTGTAGGTGCCCTGTGTGAACCCCACTCTTTCCATGCCCACCACGTGATGCCCAGGCTGAGGGAGGTCCCTGATCCCCAGAGACAGGGGGACAGGAAGTCTAGCCCCGTCGTGGTCTTTCTGCTCTGGCTTTCCCCTCCCATGTCTCTCTCCTTAGAGATGTCGTGAATCCTGGAAGGATTTGGAGGAAAGATACACTGTACTGACTTGGTTTAAGTCTTTGTTTGTAAGATTTGTGAAAGTCTTTGTTCTAAATACATCAGTTTTGGGTCTCATCAAGTAGTGGAAGAAAAGAACATAGAGGCttagaggaagaaaagaactCTGTTCTCAGACTTGTTACCTGTGTgtaaataagaattttatttggctgcaagtAATGGACCCCAAAAATAGTGGCTTAAATGAGATGTTATTTGTATTTCCTGTAAGACATGGTGCCAGGGAGTCCAATCTCTTCCCCTGGACCACTGATTCATTCAGGAAGGTTCTTTTTCCATCTCTCAAGACCAGGCTtgcggggagggaagcaggagcTTCTGTTCTGTCTGGTCTGGTTTCAGCATCTCAGAGTGGGGTCATCAGCTCCCATGGGGCCCCCGAGGAACCAGACATGAATCCCACACAGTCCCGTTTCTCCCAGATAGCACATTGCCGGGAAGGGCGTGTGGTgatggggtagggtggggggcaTTTTAGAGGAATGAATTAGTGGAAGAATTTGCAATTCCTGATGGAACAGAATGAAAACACAGTGGACACTGTCAAACAGGATACAATTTAACATCCCATCAGTTTTTTCAGCACTTAGATTAAATGGAATTCTCCCAAACAGAACAGCTATGGGTGGGATAATATAATCCAGTAGCCAGACGCACAGATGCTGGTCCTGACCTTGCATCCATGGCATGGAAGGAGGCTTGGTGGGGATGTTTTTTGCCAGAAACATGGCATCTGACCAGGCAGACGCATTCCTCAGAATTCCGTGTGGCAACGGTCTTTGGCAAAAGCCCCTCAGCCTGACTCAGGCATGCTCCTTGGTCCACAGTCATACGGGGAAGCCCAGAGGAGAGAGGTGGTGAATGATGCTTGGAATCTTTCCTCATTCTTCTTACTGAGAAACTAGCTTAAGAAGCAGGGAATGTGGGCGAGACTGCGGGAGCCTTCCAGGTAAGTCCAGACCTTGGATGCCTTCTAGAGTCTTGTGGTCCCCAAACTACCCTCTGCCAAGACAACAGGTAGTAGCAACATGCACCTGGCCCCCGTCCCATGGCAATGCCCAGATGACAAGCTTGCAAGGGGAGGAAATGAGACTTGGGACATGTGGATGACCATCAAGCCAGCCAGGAGTCCTCCCTGCTTGCTCCCAGGTGGGAAAGCATAGAGGACTCTGAGAGTGACAGGGTAGGGCTGTTATGGAATCTGCTTTCATGTCAGAAACCATCCGTAAGCCACCTGAGGCGCTGGGACCGCAGTGAGTGACATAGTGAGTGGTGAGGCCCCATGATGGGCCCTGACTGCCTGTGTGCGGGGGCCAGGTGACCGTGTTGTCTGAATGAGAAACATGGTCATTCTGGCTCGAACTCCCCAAACTCTGGGTCCTTGGGTGGGCGGGGCAGGGGAGTGTCCCCCTGTCACAGGTACCTGTCACTCTCAGAGTCCTCTATGCTTTCCCACCCAGGTACCTGCCTCCACAGAATTTCCCATGATGCAGAGCGAACAAGGTGGTGTCCTGACTCTGCATATGGAACCACCACCATAAGGATGGAAACACCTGGAGGCCTGTTACAGAGAGGTTGCCATAGTGACGCAGTCCAGAGCCAAGGTGGAGGCGGGGGCAGAAGGCTGAGGTGACCCTTCCCTGGTAATTAGATGCTGTCCACTGGGCCACAGGCCTGTGGGAGCCTGGCTTCCTCACAGGCACCCTCCTGGTCTGGCCACCTCTGGATGCTGCAGGACACCCCTGGTTTGGGGAGCACTTACCTCACGGGTGATTTCTGTATGGTTAGCCCCGGGGAACCCCCTACCCAGTCTCTGCCACAGACCCAGGAGGGCCTCAAGGAGAAGCTGCAGTGAGGCACTTGGGGAAACAGGAGGCAGGGTGAGGAGCAGTCCAAGGGAGGAGCTCAGGCGGCCATTCCAGACCAGGGAACTTGCTCCACGGTGTCCCAGTCAtgtcctgctcccctcccccagctccgcACACTGTTCCTGCCAAATGCTTTCCCTTCCTGCCTGTGCCCGTTCTTCTCTTTCCCCCGCTTCTGTTGGTTCTGTTGGCTGAACAGCCTTCAGCTAGAGCAGAccgccccccgcccgcccgccatgttcctgcccccaccctcacTGCCCAGAAAGGACTCAGCACCAGTGTCTGGCCACCTGTTGGCCTGGCCGTGTCTTTCTCTTCGTGTGGAAGATGAATGCAGGGACCAGCTGTCTGTCTAGCTTGCTCCATCCTGGGGCCTGGCCCCGAGCTGAGCCCTCACTGAAtgtctgtgtgtgggtgggtgggggctgggagagcAGAAGTCAGGACTTTCTGAAGTAAAAACCGTCTCTGGAAACCTCCAGACACTCAGCTGTGGAGTCGAATCTCTGGGTTGTGATTCTCAATGGGGGTGAAGCAGAGCAAATGCTTACTGCAGCCCTCCGCAGCGGCTTTCCACCCGGCTGTTCCAGAATCATGGGGTAGAGGCCGGGGTCAGGGGAGAAGGAAGTTAGGGCAACATGCGCTTGCCCTTGGCTAAGTGTCCAGTTCAGACGGAAGAGTAGTCACAGAGAAGGAGTTAGAAGGTCAAGGGGAGACTGTGATAGCCCCTGGCGCATGCCACCACCTCTGGTGTAAATACTGTATAACTGAGGGTTAAATTGCTTCTCCAACTAACTCCCAGAGCCATTTCCAGGGGAAAATGTGCCTTCTTGGAAAGTGTTTCTCCCAGCCACCCTTCACTTCTCACTCTTTGGAATGTTTGGTACTTGTGACTTATCTGATCTCTTGAAATACAAGCCAGTATCTCACCCACAGAAAGAGCTGGAGTGGGTAAGCTCGATGGCCAGGATTTCCCTCCTCTGTGCAAAGGGCCTCTGCTGGTCAGTCTGGGTTCTAGAAGGAAGCAAATGCAGAATCCAGTTCAGGCACTCAGAAGTGTAAGCAGGAGGTTCTTCTCGGGGGATAGTCCATCTCAAGGAATTTCCCAACATGCATAGCGCTTGGCAGAGCACATTCATTAGATGAGTGACACCTGAATGCACAGGCCGGGGTGACAGCCATGGAAGGCAACGGCTGCGGCCAGGATCTTGGGGGAAGCGTCAGACATAACAAAGACTAAATGAGATCATCCAGCGGTGCCTCCCAGCCACACAGAGGGTGCAGCCCTGAGCTTGCTTTTTCCCATGGGGCCCAGAAGAAGGTTTGCCTGCATCAGTTTTATGGCAGACTCCACCACCCAAGAGACCAAAGATGTTGGACTTTGGCCATGACACCTTCTCCTGGACAAGGTGTCGGGGTGGTGGGGAGGACAGAGGGCAAGGTTGCCATCAGCGGTTCAGGAAGAAGGACTTGAGGTTCTGGAAGAACACTGActtctgtctctgcttctgtttcttcttaaTAATGGGCACCCAGACCAGCCCACACACCAGCATCATGAGTCCCAGAGACAGGAAGGCAGGCCCCACCATCTTCAGGACCTTGAGGCTCATACTGCCCAGGTTCAGGGTGTAGGCCAAACAGGTGATGACCACACCAAAGAGGAGGATGGCACCACCCACGGACATGATAATGATGGGTTTACGGTAGATTTCCCAGTTACTCCGAGGGGTGGCGGTCCAGACGGACTCGCTTCTGGAGCTGATGCACAGGGAGCTGGCCGTCTGGCTGGGCAAAAGGTCCTTGGACTCGGGAGACTTCTCTTCGACCTCCAGGGCCTTGGGGAGGGCCTCCATGGTCACCGTTCCTATGGCCTGGGCTCCTGGTACTGGCAACAGTCAGAAGCAAGGGCGAGGACTCCTCACACACCGTTCCTGTTCTCAGCATCCGTCTCCAGCTTGGTTCTCAGTGCTGAAGTCAAAAGGAAAAGCAGATGAGATTTACAAAAATAAGAAGCCTctcaagctgtttttttttttttttttcccatgtgagagacaaatgggcttccctggtggctcagatggtaaagaatctgtctgcaatgcaggagacctgggttcaatccctgggttgggaagatcccctggagaaggaaatggcaacccactccagtattcctgcctggagagttccatggacagaggagcctggcgggctacagcccatggggtcgcaaagagtcagacacgactgagcgactaacactttaatcAACTGTTCTTATTATTTAAATCAGGGAACAATGATGTCctttaaaagaacaaatgaaagctACAATTTACGAAATGGCATCTTATTTTCAGACTCAaccactttctagctgtgtgatctaGACTGAGTTACGGCCCTGGTCTTTGGTCTCCCTTCCGGTCCCCGCTCCTGGTGCCCcacatttttcctcttcctttgtgTTTCCTTTTGGGGCACCTCAGGCCCCTCTCAAACAGCATTTACTAATATCCCTTTTTGTGAGCAGGATGGGAGAGATTTCTGTACACAGCAGTGAATTTACTGGGAAGGTGGGCTGTGTTGGATGAGGACTGAAGCCCTGAGGGGCTGGGCTGGAAGGAGTCAGTGGAAGGTCTGGGGTGTGGGCCTCCCAGACTCTCCATGGATTTGCGTGTTGGTTCAGCCCCCAGGGGAGCAATTTGAGAAGGGAGATGGAGGTCCTTTTCCCTTGGAGGCCACTTCTGGGGTGTCAGGAGGCAGGTGTAGCGCATGGAGATGTATCCATATCTGTTGCACAGAACTAGGGAAGGTCAGGCTGCAGGCTGGTGCCAGGATGGAACCCCGGCCTGAGGCTCCAGAGCATGAGGAGAGGATGGACCCTACGTCTGTCTGTGCAGGACCCCAAACATGAGCAAGAGAAGCCAGATGCTATCTTCCATTTACAGAAGATTCAAAAACGTGTAAGACCATCAGTGCTGCGTAGTGGTGACCTTCAGTTGGGGTGGTGACCGGAAGGGGGACAGACGGAAACTTCTGGAGTGCCATAATGGTCCAGCTCTCTATCTGGCCACAGACGGTTACATGAGCTGTTTACTATGACATGACTACTCTCACATGCACGTGTTAAAGATCAGTAAAATggcatggacctagagatggtcataccaagtgaagcaagccagacagagaaagaaaatatcatattGTTTatgtgtgggatctaaaaaagtGACAGAAATGAACTTAAATACAAAATAGACACTGACCCATCAgcgtagaaaacaaacttatggttaacaaagggaaaagggggagagggattaaaaaaaaaaaaagatcagtaaaatatttcagtaaggaaaaattttaaaatataactaaatACAATATGTTCCTTTTCTGGATTCTGACTAGAAGAAACCGACCGGTACATTTTGGGATAGTTTTAGGGAAGTTTGGCTTTGGTTTGGATGTTAAATGTCACTAAggatttaaaatgtgtatttgggggcttccctggcagtccagaggttaggatttggttctttcactgctgtgggcctgggtttgatccctggttggggaactaagatcccacaagcccttTGGTGTGTCTAAAAAAAATACCTTGTATTCGGTATAATGACGATACTGTGGACACAGAAGGAAGCGTCTTTAATGAGAATGGAGGTACATCTTAAAATCACATACAGGGATAAAATGTCTCGATGGCATGATATACATGAAAACATGAACCTCCATATCAAATATGACAGAATGTTAAAGGTTATAAAATCTTTTTATGGAAGATGGATGTATGGAAGTTGATTATCTTACTATCTTACTTAAGTTGTTTATTCTACTATAACATGTTTGCAAATGTCTGTAAATAGATGAGACACTGaatatacaaatggtcaacagTCAGACATGTATAAAAGCAGAACTCTGACCCAGAACTTGCAGCAACCAGCCTGAGAAACCACCAGCCCAGGAAGCCAACCCTCTCTCTGGAAGTCAGACTTTCAGGAAATCACACCACTATTCCTAGTAACCAACCCCACAAGCCTAACAGTAACTGCAGACAACTACTTTTGACAAAAACACCAAAACTATTCCATGGGGGAAAGGGAAGCCATTGCAACCAGTGGTGCTGGAATAATTGAATATtcatatagaaaaaaatgaaacttgtCCCCACCTCATaccatcaacagaaaaatgaattTGCGATGGATCATGGGCAAAACCTGaacataaaagtgaaaatcataaagctcttaggagaaaaaaatagGAGAGTATCTTTGTGACCTGGAGGTTGACAGATGGCAATAAccgaggaagaaaaaaatcaataaattagaTTTCATCATAATTTAAAACTGCTCATTAAAAGCTAccagaagaaaatgaataggCAAGCTACGGACTGGGAGAAAATTTTAGCAAAATATGTATTGTCAAAAGATTTGTATCTGGAATATGTAAAGAACTAGGACATAGGATTAATATCAACACAAacagcacaatttgaaaaatgAGCAAGAGATTTTAACAGATCCATTACAGAGGAAGACAGATGAAGAAGAAATCCATGAAATAAAACCTTGAGATTGCCATGCAAATTAAATGAAagatgaaatgcaaattaaaaccacaaggagattCAGTCAATCACTAGAATGGCTAAACTTTAAACATTTCACAGCAACCAGAGCTCTCATGCTGGTgagttgctggtgggaatgtaaaatgggatAGCCACTTTGGAACTAGGTCAAATAGTTTCTTACAAAGTGAAGCATTCACCTTCCCTTTGagctagcaattccactccaagATAAATGGAAACCTATGTGCACCAAGACTTGTTTAAGAATATTcatagtagctttgttcatagtagctCTAATCCAGAAAACAACCCCAATATCCACGAACAGGAGAAAAGATAAACACACACTGTATGTTcataaatatacaaaatactaatcaacaataaaaaggaaccacctTTGGATGCACACACAACTTGGATGAGTCCCATAGATGtggtgagtgaaagaagtcagatatgAATGAGCACATATAGTATATGTTTCCACTTACATGATCTTCTAGAGCTTTCTAAGGACTAATCTAAGGTGACAGATCTCAAAACAGTGGTtgtaggggtggggaggaaatAACTGGGACTTTCTGGGGTCAATGG
Protein-coding regions in this window:
- the PIRT gene encoding phosphoinositide-interacting protein, with translation MEALPKALEVEEKSPESKDLLPSQTASSLCISSRSESVWTATPRSNWEIYRKPIIIMSVGGAILLFGVVITCLAYTLNLGSMSLKVLKMVGPAFLSLGLMMLVCGLVWVPIIKKKQKQRQKSVFFQNLKSFFLNR